From the Peromyscus leucopus breed LL Stock chromosome 8b, UCI_PerLeu_2.1, whole genome shotgun sequence genome, one window contains:
- the Atp1b2 gene encoding sodium/potassium-transporting ATPase subunit beta-2 has translation MVIQKEKKSCGQVVEEWKEFVWNPRTHQFMGRTGTSWAFILLFYLVFYGFLTAMFTLTMWVMLQTVSEHTPKYQDRLATPGLMIRPKTENLDVIVNISDAESWEQHVQKLNKFLEPYNDSIQAQKNDVCRPGRYYEQPDNGVLNYPKRACQFNRTQLGNCSGIGDPTHYGYSTGQPCVFIKMNRVINFYAGANQSMNVTCVGKRDEDAENLGHFVMFPANGNIDLMYFPYYGKKFHVNYTQPLVAVKFLNVTPNVEVNVECRINAANIATDDERDKFAGRVAFKLRINKT, from the exons ATGGTCatccagaaagagaagaagagctgCGGGCAGGTGGTTGAGGAGTGGAAGGAGTTCGTGTGGAACCCGCGGACGCACCAGTTCATGGGGCGCACCGGGACCAGCTGGG ccttcatcctcctcttctaCCTCGTCTTCTATGGCTTCCTCACGGCCATGTTCACcctcaccatgtgggtgatgcTGCAGACTGTCTCTGAACACACTCCCAAGTACCAGGATCGACTGGCCACACCAG GCTTGATGATTCGCCCCAAGACTGAGAACCTCGACGTCATTGTCAACATCAGTGATGCCGAGAGCTGGGAGCAGCATGTCCAGAAGCTCAACAAGTTCTTAGAGC CTTACAACGACTCCATCCAAGCTCAAAAGAACGACGTCTGCCGCCCTGGTCGATATTATGAGCAGCCAGATAATGGGGTTCTCAACTATCCAAAGCGTGCCTGCCAGTTCAACCGGACTCAGCTGGGCAATTGCTCTGGCATTGGGGACCCTACCCACTATGGTTACAGCACTGGACAGCCCTGTGTCTTCATCAAAATGAACCGG gtCATCAACTTTTATGCAGGGGCAAATCAGAGTATGAACGTGACCTGTGTTGGGAAG AGAGATGAAGATGCCGAGAATCTTGGCCACTTCGTCATGTTCCCCGCCAATGGCAACATTGACCTCATGTACTTTCCCTACTATGGCAAAAAATTCCAT GTGAACTATACACAGCCCTTGGTGGCTGTGAAGTTCCTGAATGTGACCCCCAACGTGGAGGTGAACGTAGAATGCCGCATTAACGCTGCCAACATCGCCACAGATGATGAGAGAGACAAGTTCGCTGGCCGCGTGGCCTTCAAACTTCGAATCAACAAAACCTga
- the Shbg gene encoding sex hormone-binding globulin isoform X2 — translation MLLERARRTVSRAQVGLGSLPLWEECLEEPHWPTGEEERSSEPRSVQLPTMENRDSVACLHRWLLQLLLLLSPPHTRQGQALGLIVLAESAQDPPARYLSNGPGQEPVSVMTIDLTKISKPHSSFEFRTLDPEGVIFCGDTNTEDDWFMLGLRDGQLEIQLYNLWARLTVGFGPQLNDGRWHQVELKMNGDSLLLWVDGKDILCLRQVSRSLADSSRTTMRIALGGLLLPASSLRLPLAPALDGCIRRDTWLGHQAQLSPSAPTSLGNCDVVDLQPGLFFPAGTHAEFSLQDIPQPHTDPWSFSLELGLKLAEGSGCLLALGTGTNSSWLTLHLQDQKVVLSSGVEPNLALPLDMGLPLQLKLDVFKVVLSQGPTMEVLAVSLSGLDSLRRLWSHPQGHLSLGALPGDNSSAFFCLSGLWIQGQRLDIDRALNRSQNIWTHSCPRSPSNVTHTSH, via the exons ATGCTGCTTGAGCGAGCAAGGAGAACTGTTTCCAGAGCTCAGGTTGGCCTAGGCAGCCTCCCCCTTTGGGAGGAATGCTTGGAGGAGCCACACTGGCCgacaggggaggaggagag ATCGTCTGAGCCACGGAGTGTTCAGCTGCCGACTATGGAGAACCGAGACTCTGTGGCCTGCCTGCACCGATGGCTccttcagctgctgctgctgctgtccccacCTCACACCCGCCAGGGACAGGCCCTGGGACTCATTGTCCTCGCCGAG aGTGCCCAGGACCCTCCAGCTAGGTACCTCAGCAATGGCCCAGGACAGGAGCCCGTCTCTGTGATGACCATTGACCTCACCAAAATCAGCAA ACCCCATTCCTCCTTTGAGTTCCGAACCTTGGATCCAGAGGGAGTGATTTTTTGTGGGGACACCAACACCGAAGATGATTGGTTCATGCTGGGACTTCGAGATGGCCAGCTTGAAATCCAGCTGTACAACCTCTGGGCTCGGCTCACAGTAGGCTTTGGCCCTCAGCTGAATGATGGGAGATGGCACCAG GTGGAGCTGAAGATGAATGGGGATTCACTGCTGCTGTGGGTGGATGGGAAGGACATCTTGTGCCTGAGACAGGTCTCTAGATCCCTGGCTGACAGTTCCCGGACCACCATGAGGATCGCTCTAGGGGgactcctcctccctgcctccagtCTTCGGCTCCCG CTGGCACCTGCCCTGGATGGCTGTATACGTCGAGATACTTGGCtgggccaccaggcccagctctcaCCCTCTGCCCCTACTAGCCTCGGAAACTGTGATGTTGTGGACTTGCAACCTGGACTGTTTTTCCCTGCAGGGACCCATGCAGAATTCAGTCTCCAAG ACATTCCCCAGCCTCACACAGACCCCTGGAGcttttccctggagctgggattaaagctggcGGAAGGCTCAGGATGCCTCCTTGCTCTTGGGACAGGAACAAATTCTTCTTGGCTTACCCTTCACCTCCAAGATCAA AAGGTGGTGCTGTCTTCTGGAGTGGAGCCAAACTTAGCTTTACCCTTGGACATGGGGCTCCCTCTTCAGCTGAAGCTGGATGTTTTCAAAGTGGTCCTGAGCCAAGGGCCAACGATGGAGGTCCTTGCTGTGTCCCTGTCGGGACTGGACTCCCTCCGGAGACTCTGGTCCCACCCTCAGGGCCATCTCTCTCTTGGGGCTTTACCAG GAGACAATTCTTCTGCTTTCTTTTGCTTGAGTGGTCTTTGGATACAAGGACAGAGACTAGACATAGACCGGGCCCTGAACAGAAGCCAGAACATCTGGACTCACAGCTGCCCTCGGAGCCCAAGCAATGTCACTCACACTTCCCACTAA
- the Shbg gene encoding sex hormone-binding globulin isoform X1 has protein sequence MLLERARRTVSRAQVGLGSLPLWEECLEEPHWPTGEEERSSEPRSVQLPTMENRDSVACLHRWLLQLLLLLSPPHTRQGQALGLIVLAESAQDPPARYLSNGPGQEPVSVMTIDLTKISKPHSSFEFRTLDPEGVIFCGDTNTEDDWFMLGLRDGQLEIQLYNLWARLTVGFGPQLNDGRWHQQDTVPVTELFLSLFHQMEIPRLSQYVELKMNGDSLLLWVDGKDILCLRQVSRSLADSSRTTMRIALGGLLLPASSLRLPLAPALDGCIRRDTWLGHQAQLSPSAPTSLGNCDVVDLQPGLFFPAGTHAEFSLQDIPQPHTDPWSFSLELGLKLAEGSGCLLALGTGTNSSWLTLHLQDQKVVLSSGVEPNLALPLDMGLPLQLKLDVFKVVLSQGPTMEVLAVSLSGLDSLRRLWSHPQGHLSLGALPGDNSSAFFCLSGLWIQGQRLDIDRALNRSQNIWTHSCPRSPSNVTHTSH, from the exons ATGCTGCTTGAGCGAGCAAGGAGAACTGTTTCCAGAGCTCAGGTTGGCCTAGGCAGCCTCCCCCTTTGGGAGGAATGCTTGGAGGAGCCACACTGGCCgacaggggaggaggagag ATCGTCTGAGCCACGGAGTGTTCAGCTGCCGACTATGGAGAACCGAGACTCTGTGGCCTGCCTGCACCGATGGCTccttcagctgctgctgctgctgtccccacCTCACACCCGCCAGGGACAGGCCCTGGGACTCATTGTCCTCGCCGAG aGTGCCCAGGACCCTCCAGCTAGGTACCTCAGCAATGGCCCAGGACAGGAGCCCGTCTCTGTGATGACCATTGACCTCACCAAAATCAGCAA ACCCCATTCCTCCTTTGAGTTCCGAACCTTGGATCCAGAGGGAGTGATTTTTTGTGGGGACACCAACACCGAAGATGATTGGTTCATGCTGGGACTTCGAGATGGCCAGCTTGAAATCCAGCTGTACAACCTCTGGGCTCGGCTCACAGTAGGCTTTGGCCCTCAGCTGAATGATGGGAGATGGCACCAG CAAGACACAGTCCCGGTGACGGAGCTATTCTTGTCTCTGTTTCATCAGATGGAAATCCCAAGGCTGAGTCAGTAT GTGGAGCTGAAGATGAATGGGGATTCACTGCTGCTGTGGGTGGATGGGAAGGACATCTTGTGCCTGAGACAGGTCTCTAGATCCCTGGCTGACAGTTCCCGGACCACCATGAGGATCGCTCTAGGGGgactcctcctccctgcctccagtCTTCGGCTCCCG CTGGCACCTGCCCTGGATGGCTGTATACGTCGAGATACTTGGCtgggccaccaggcccagctctcaCCCTCTGCCCCTACTAGCCTCGGAAACTGTGATGTTGTGGACTTGCAACCTGGACTGTTTTTCCCTGCAGGGACCCATGCAGAATTCAGTCTCCAAG ACATTCCCCAGCCTCACACAGACCCCTGGAGcttttccctggagctgggattaaagctggcGGAAGGCTCAGGATGCCTCCTTGCTCTTGGGACAGGAACAAATTCTTCTTGGCTTACCCTTCACCTCCAAGATCAA AAGGTGGTGCTGTCTTCTGGAGTGGAGCCAAACTTAGCTTTACCCTTGGACATGGGGCTCCCTCTTCAGCTGAAGCTGGATGTTTTCAAAGTGGTCCTGAGCCAAGGGCCAACGATGGAGGTCCTTGCTGTGTCCCTGTCGGGACTGGACTCCCTCCGGAGACTCTGGTCCCACCCTCAGGGCCATCTCTCTCTTGGGGCTTTACCAG GAGACAATTCTTCTGCTTTCTTTTGCTTGAGTGGTCTTTGGATACAAGGACAGAGACTAGACATAGACCGGGCCCTGAACAGAAGCCAGAACATCTGGACTCACAGCTGCCCTCGGAGCCCAAGCAATGTCACTCACACTTCCCACTAA
- the Sat2 gene encoding thialysine N-epsilon-acetyltransferase isoform X1 translates to MASTRIREAREGDCADILRMIRELAEFEQLSHQVKISEEALRADGFGENPFFRCLVAEVVPASGELQGPRVVGYGLYYFSYSTWKGRNIYLEDIYVMPQYRGQGIGTKIIKKVAEVALQEGCSQVRLAVLDWNKKAMDLYKSLGAQDLTEAEGWRSFRFEEEAMKEMAGC, encoded by the exons ATGGCTTCCACGCGGATCCgagaggccagggagggagaTTGTGCAGACATTCTGAGGATGATACGG GAACTGGCTGAGTTTGAGCAACTGTCCCATCAGGTGAAGATCAGCGAAGAAG CCCTGAGAGCAGATGGCTTTGGAGAGAACCCTTTCTTTCGCTGTTTGGTGGCAGAGGTTGTTCCAGCGTCTGGGGAGCTCCAAG GGCCCCGCGTGGTGGGCTACGGGCTGTACTACTTCAGCTACAGCACATGGAAGGGACGAAACATTTATCTGGAAGACATCTATGTGATGCCGCAATATCGGG GTCAAGGGATTGGTACCAAAATAATCAAAAAGGTGGCTGAG GTTGCCCTGCAGGAGGGGTGCTCCCAGGTCCGCCTGGCAGTTCTGGACTGGAACAAGAAGGCCATGGACTTGTACAAGTCTCTGGGAGCTCAAGATCTGACTGAGGCAGAAGGCTGGCGCTCCTTTCGATTTGAAGAAGAGGCAATGAAGGAGATGGCAGGATGCTGA
- the Sat2 gene encoding thialysine N-epsilon-acetyltransferase isoform X2: protein MASTRIREAREGDCADILRMIRELAEFEQLSHQVKISEEALRADGFGENPFFRCLVAEVVPASGELQGQGIGTKIIKKVAEVALQEGCSQVRLAVLDWNKKAMDLYKSLGAQDLTEAEGWRSFRFEEEAMKEMAGC, encoded by the exons ATGGCTTCCACGCGGATCCgagaggccagggagggagaTTGTGCAGACATTCTGAGGATGATACGG GAACTGGCTGAGTTTGAGCAACTGTCCCATCAGGTGAAGATCAGCGAAGAAG CCCTGAGAGCAGATGGCTTTGGAGAGAACCCTTTCTTTCGCTGTTTGGTGGCAGAGGTTGTTCCAGCGTCTGGGGAGCTCCAAG GTCAAGGGATTGGTACCAAAATAATCAAAAAGGTGGCTGAG GTTGCCCTGCAGGAGGGGTGCTCCCAGGTCCGCCTGGCAGTTCTGGACTGGAACAAGAAGGCCATGGACTTGTACAAGTCTCTGGGAGCTCAAGATCTGACTGAGGCAGAAGGCTGGCGCTCCTTTCGATTTGAAGAAGAGGCAATGAAGGAGATGGCAGGATGCTGA